A portion of the Chiloscyllium punctatum isolate Juve2018m chromosome 5, sChiPun1.3, whole genome shotgun sequence genome contains these proteins:
- the LOC140476942 gene encoding solute carrier family 45 member 4-like isoform X1 — translation MAPQNEETESMQTQELSTKLKKKRDGKENGDETVSEESIDRIPVKLWVMHGAVMFGREFCYAMETALVTPVLLQIGLPEQYYSLTWFLSPILGLIFTPLIGSASDRCTLTWGRRRPFILALCIGVLFGVALFLNGSVLGLAIGDIPDRQPIGIVLTVLGVVILDFCADATEGPIRAYLLDVADTEEQDLALNIHAFSAGLGGAVGYMLGGLDWTQTTLGRIFRSQQQVLFFFASIIFSVSVALHLFSIEEEQYNPQQDRIDDETEIRSTVKINDSLPPIPQLDVAHEDGCFSASVFPHETTSVQDVDLNFLDVNIGRSQSDSVLHMPDATIEVEPELFFLRDIEPSIFQDQCDSMCHSSSSLSKSYNQELMSRFNQVSALLREHEHEDFSQSDLKIDSKMANGRADDLINGNISHNMSRIGMKQSTTSSSMRRRRHMFYRQPSHTFSYYGKMGSHRYRFRRANAIVLIKSSRSMNDLYDLQKRQRQRQRLRNQSGVTNSSSDTDSEEGETETTVKLLWLSMLKMPKELLRLCVCHLVTWFAMIGAAVFYTDFMGQVIYRGDPKGPPNSTELWNYNTGVQMGCWGLVIYAVTAAICSAILQKYLDNYDLSIKVIYILGTLGFSIGTAVMAIFPNVYVAMIMISTMGIVSMSISYCPYALLGQYHEMKTYRNHSPGNSKRGFGIDCAILSCQVYISQILVASALGSVVEAVGSVRVIPIVASIGSFLGFLSALFLVIYPENQQDRGEEDNRETLMAVSEADKNTEKPVVLKLTRKGTISDLEIESAV, via the exons GTCTTCCAGAACAATACTACAGTCTCACCTGGTTCCTTAGCCCGATCTTGGGGTTGATCTTCACTCCTCTGATTGGTTCTGCAAGTGACCGCTGCACCTTGACCTGGGGCCGTCGGCGACCTTTCATCCTGGCTCTTTGTATTGGAGTTCTGTTTGGGGTTGCCCTATTCTTAAATGGATCTGTCCTAG GTCTAGCTATTGGAGACATCCCTGACCGTCAGCCAATTGGTATAGTCCTGACTGTTCTAGGTGTAGTAATATTGGACTTTTGCGCAGATGCAACAGAGGGACCAATCCGAGCTTATTTGCTGGACGTGGCAGACACTGAAGAGCAAGATCTGGCACTCAATATCCATGCCTTTTCTGCAG GTCTGGGTGGAGCTGTTGGCTACATGTTGGGTGGTTTAGATTGGACACAAACCACTTTGGGGCGGATCTTCAGATCACAACAACAAGTCCTCTTCTTCTTTGCATCCATCATCTTTTCTGTATCTGTTGCTTTACATCTTTTCAGCATTGAAGAAGAGCAATATAACCCGCAACAAGATCGCATTGATGACGAAACTGAGATACGATCAACTGTCAAAATAAATGACAGTCTCCCACCTATCCCTCAGCTTGATGTGGCCCATGAGGATGGGTGTTTCTCTGCTTCAGTCTTCCCTCATGAAACCACCTCTGTGCAAGATGTCGATCTCAACTTCCTAGATGTAAATATTGGACGGAGCCAAAGTGACTCTGTTTTGCACATGCCTGATGCAACAATAGAAGTTGAACCAGAGTTGTTCTTTTTGCGGGACATTGAACCTTCTATTTTTCAGGACCAATGTGATAGTATGTGTCACTCTTCTTCAAGTTTATCCAAAAGTTATAATCAGGAATTGATGTCCAGGTTCAATCAAGTGTCTGCTTTGCTCAGGGAACATGAACATGAAGATTTTTCTCAGTCTGATCTGAAGATTGATTCCAAAATGGCAAATGGACGTGCTGATGATCTTATCAATGGTAATATTAGTCATAACATGTCCAGAATTGGAATGAAGCAATCAACCACCAGCAGCTCCATGCGCAGGCGACGGCACATGTTCTACCGACAGCCATCTCACACTTTTTCATACTATGGCAAGATGGGTTCTCATCGTTACCGCTTTCGTCGTGCCAATGCCATTGTCCTCATCAAATCCTCACGGAGTATGAATGATCTGTATGATCTACAGAAGAGACAAAGGCAGCGACAGAGATTGCGTAACCAGAGTGGTGTGACCAATTCaagcagtgatacagacagtgaggaaggagagactgagactACTGTAAAGCTTCTATGGCTGTCCATGCTGAAAATGCCAAAGGAACTGTTAAGGCTTTGTGTATGCCACCTTGTAACTTGGTTTGCAATGATTGGAGCTGCAGTTTTCTACACCGACTTCATGGGACAGGTCATCTATAGAGGCGATCCAAAA GGTCCTCCCAATTCTACTGAGCTGTGGaactataacactggtgtacagatGGGATGCTGGGGGCTAGTTATTTATGCAGTTACTGCTGCCATCTGTTCAG CTATTTTGCAAAAGTACCTGGACAATTATGATTTGAGCATTAAAGTTATCTACATACTGGGAACGCTGGGGTTTTCAATTGGTACTGCAGTGATGGCTATTTTTCCAAATGTTTATGTGGCAATGATAATGATCAGTACTATGGGCATAGTGTCTATGAGTATCTCTTATTGTCCATATGCTCTTCTTGGGCAATACCATGAAATGAAAACG TATAGGAATCACAGCCCTGGAAACTCCAAGAGAGGCTTTGGTATAGATTGTGCAATCCTGTCCTGCCAAGTTTATATTTCCCAAATACTGGTAGCATCAGCACTAGGCAGTGTGGTGGAAGCTGTTGGTTCAGTTCGAGTCATCCCTATTGTGGCATCCATTGGTTCATTTCTTGGCTTTTTGTCTGCCTTATTTCTTGTCATATATCCAGAGAATCAGCAGGACCGAGGAGAGGAAGATAATAGAGAGACTCTTATGGCAGTTTCAGAAGCAGACAAAAATACAGAGAAGCCAGTTGTTTTGAAGCTGACTCGTAAAGGCACCATCTCTGACTTGGAAATTGAGTCAGCTGTGTGA
- the LOC140476942 gene encoding solute carrier family 45 member 4-like isoform X2: MAPQNEETESMQTQELSTKLKKKRDGKENGDETVSEESIDRIPVKLWVMHGAVMFGREFCYAMETALVTPVLLQIGLPEQYYSLTWFLSPILGLIFTPLIGSASDRCTLTWGRRRPFILALCIGVLFGVALFLNGSVLGLAIGDIPDRQPIGIVLTVLGVVILDFCADATEGPIRAYLLDVADTEEQDLALNIHAFSAGLGGAVGYMLGGLDWTQTTLGRIFRSQQQVLFFFASIIFSVSVALHLFSIEEEQYNPQQDRIDDETEIRSTVKINDSLPPIPQLDVAHEDGCFSASVFPHETTSVQDVDLNFLDVNIGRSQSDSVLHMPDATIEVEPELFFLRDIEPSIFQDQCDSMCHSSSSLSKSYNQELMSRFNQVSALLREHEHEDFSQSDLKIDSKMANGRADDLINGNISHNMSRIGMKQSTTSSSMRRRRHMFYRQPSHTFSYYGKMGSHRYRFRRANAIVLIKSSRSMNDLYDLQKRQRQRQRLRNQSGVTNSSSDTDSEEGETETTVKLLWLSMLKMPKELLRLCVCHLVTWFAMIGAAVFYTDFMGQVIYRGDPKGPPNSTELWNYNTGVQMGCWGLVIYAVTAAICSAILQKYLDNYDLSIKVIYILGTLGFSIGTAVMAIFPNVYVAMIMISTMGIVSMSISYCPYALLGQYHEMKTESQPWKLQERLWYRLCNPVLPSLYFPNTGSISTRQCGGSCWFSSSHPYCGIHWFISWLFVCLISCHISRESAGPRRGR; encoded by the exons GTCTTCCAGAACAATACTACAGTCTCACCTGGTTCCTTAGCCCGATCTTGGGGTTGATCTTCACTCCTCTGATTGGTTCTGCAAGTGACCGCTGCACCTTGACCTGGGGCCGTCGGCGACCTTTCATCCTGGCTCTTTGTATTGGAGTTCTGTTTGGGGTTGCCCTATTCTTAAATGGATCTGTCCTAG GTCTAGCTATTGGAGACATCCCTGACCGTCAGCCAATTGGTATAGTCCTGACTGTTCTAGGTGTAGTAATATTGGACTTTTGCGCAGATGCAACAGAGGGACCAATCCGAGCTTATTTGCTGGACGTGGCAGACACTGAAGAGCAAGATCTGGCACTCAATATCCATGCCTTTTCTGCAG GTCTGGGTGGAGCTGTTGGCTACATGTTGGGTGGTTTAGATTGGACACAAACCACTTTGGGGCGGATCTTCAGATCACAACAACAAGTCCTCTTCTTCTTTGCATCCATCATCTTTTCTGTATCTGTTGCTTTACATCTTTTCAGCATTGAAGAAGAGCAATATAACCCGCAACAAGATCGCATTGATGACGAAACTGAGATACGATCAACTGTCAAAATAAATGACAGTCTCCCACCTATCCCTCAGCTTGATGTGGCCCATGAGGATGGGTGTTTCTCTGCTTCAGTCTTCCCTCATGAAACCACCTCTGTGCAAGATGTCGATCTCAACTTCCTAGATGTAAATATTGGACGGAGCCAAAGTGACTCTGTTTTGCACATGCCTGATGCAACAATAGAAGTTGAACCAGAGTTGTTCTTTTTGCGGGACATTGAACCTTCTATTTTTCAGGACCAATGTGATAGTATGTGTCACTCTTCTTCAAGTTTATCCAAAAGTTATAATCAGGAATTGATGTCCAGGTTCAATCAAGTGTCTGCTTTGCTCAGGGAACATGAACATGAAGATTTTTCTCAGTCTGATCTGAAGATTGATTCCAAAATGGCAAATGGACGTGCTGATGATCTTATCAATGGTAATATTAGTCATAACATGTCCAGAATTGGAATGAAGCAATCAACCACCAGCAGCTCCATGCGCAGGCGACGGCACATGTTCTACCGACAGCCATCTCACACTTTTTCATACTATGGCAAGATGGGTTCTCATCGTTACCGCTTTCGTCGTGCCAATGCCATTGTCCTCATCAAATCCTCACGGAGTATGAATGATCTGTATGATCTACAGAAGAGACAAAGGCAGCGACAGAGATTGCGTAACCAGAGTGGTGTGACCAATTCaagcagtgatacagacagtgaggaaggagagactgagactACTGTAAAGCTTCTATGGCTGTCCATGCTGAAAATGCCAAAGGAACTGTTAAGGCTTTGTGTATGCCACCTTGTAACTTGGTTTGCAATGATTGGAGCTGCAGTTTTCTACACCGACTTCATGGGACAGGTCATCTATAGAGGCGATCCAAAA GGTCCTCCCAATTCTACTGAGCTGTGGaactataacactggtgtacagatGGGATGCTGGGGGCTAGTTATTTATGCAGTTACTGCTGCCATCTGTTCAG CTATTTTGCAAAAGTACCTGGACAATTATGATTTGAGCATTAAAGTTATCTACATACTGGGAACGCTGGGGTTTTCAATTGGTACTGCAGTGATGGCTATTTTTCCAAATGTTTATGTGGCAATGATAATGATCAGTACTATGGGCATAGTGTCTATGAGTATCTCTTATTGTCCATATGCTCTTCTTGGGCAATACCATGAAATGAAAACG GAATCACAGCCCTGGAAACTCCAAGAGAGGCTTTGGTATAGATTGTGCAATCCTGTCCTGCCAAGTTTATATTTCCCAAATACTGGTAGCATCAGCACTAGGCAGTGTGGTGGAAGCTGTTGGTTCAGTTCGAGTCATCCCTATTGTGGCATCCATTGGTTCATTTCTTGGCTTTTTGTCTGCCTTATTTCTTGTCATATATCCAGAGAATCAGCAGGACCGAGGAGAGGAAGATAA